In one Diabrotica virgifera virgifera chromosome 7, PGI_DIABVI_V3a genomic region, the following are encoded:
- the LOC126887615 gene encoding uncharacterized protein LOC126887615 → MDIVKQCKNLLLFIKRIRKIVFDKFTAKDKEIWVKRLTKQIKTCNKVIKKRTLPIGTIRKLQTHVGHFKHFKQIIFNRHVGMGLDNKLKHRVKWENVVSAFKSRIKTGVIVNLWHKDLAHFLNDCYIIFKNKIRKILKTDKVVKVNVCFCGEFIKKSGEEEIVNFKYFNTKNAVLDVSTDTERWFFENVKDKINLKLSEFQERDSGFALNRIVSLEVNINRYEIGNGSSYIKLPESIQKKRACINVKNSDQACFYWAIVSALYPAKAHKELPSSYPWYSTVLKTEDLEAPMPLHQISKFEKLNNISVNVFALELIENNEKSFFTVYPARLTKTVVAKHVNLLLIQNHYFPKLNDYEAPPVDNDNSEIKYHYCHITDMSKLVAGQLNKRKAKLFLCNRCLNYFSTEGKLSEHEKMCADMNNCKMSFPKYDAVSFKNYTYKQTTPFVIYADFECMLEKVTDLQTSCCTKKYQKHIPYSAGYYVKCSYDEKLSFFKSYRGIDCMEWFANELPNLAQSIHSKIKKIIPMQENPSTSKATRCHICEKCFSPTDIIVKDHDHFTGEFRNFAHQACNLNFKKLFVVPVIFHNMSGYDSHFIISELSKKGDISLLPVNKEKYISFTLNDAVTNIKFRFIDSLRFLGASLDELVSTLNKNDFKICKREFSRLSDDEFKLITKKGVFCYDFIDSWGKLNITDLPPIEAFYNKLNDTNLTDEKYAHAKIVWDTFNIENLGQYSDLYLKTDIVLLADVFETFRKKCFITYGLDPAWYYTMPGYSWDCMLKYVGCNLELLRDVDMILFMEKAIRGGISVCSGRMSEANNKYMSNYDPAQPSKYLMYFDVNNLYGWAMGEPLPYGGFEWMDAKDIDVMSVPDDSPVGYMLQVDLDYPRQLHDLHSDFPFAAEHRKALGSNHTKLMTTLYNKKEYIVHYRNLKQMLANGLVLKKIHKILKFKQSAWLRPYIELNTRLRAAATNDFGRNLYKLANNSVFGKTMENIRKHRIVKLVRSWNGRYGAKNLISSARFHSRKIFNENLVAIELIKSDLVFNKPLYIGMTVLDISKLCMYQFHYDYMLPKLGADKCNLMYMDTDSFIYELYCHDAYEEVIKQDLSKFDTSDYAVDNIYNIPRVNKKVLGVMKDENKGEIMTKFVGLRSKMYTFKVQSGRITKKAKGTKYNIVKNVIKFDDYVNCLNDFKEQTATQHSIRSYSHNVYSIEQTKIALSPYDDKRYLIPNSFRTLPLGHYSILE, encoded by the coding sequence ATGGATATTGTTAAACAATGTAAAAATTTACTGTTATTCATCAAAAGAATCAGAAagatagtttttgataaattcACAGCTAAAGACAAAGAAATTTGGGTGAAACGCTTAACGAAACAAATCAAAACTtgtaataaagtaataaaaaaacgCACTTTGCCTATAGGTACAATTAGAAAACTGCAAACGCATGTaggacattttaaacattttaaacagaTTATTTTCAATAGACATGTCGGTATGGGGCTAGACAACAAACTAAAACATAGAGTTAAATGGGAAAATGTAGTTTCCGCGTTTAAAAGTCGAATTAAAACTGGAGTTATAGTTAATTTATGGCATAAGGACTTAGCACATTTCCTAAatgattgttatattatttttaaaaataaaatcagaaaaattttaaaaacagatAAAGTTGTTAAAGTTAATGTTTGTTTTTGTggagaatttattaaaaaatcggGGGAGGAggaaattgtaaattttaaatattttaatacaaaaaatgctGTACTAGACGTATCTACCGATACAGAGCGGTGGTTTTTTGAGAatgttaaagataaaataaatctTAAATTATCCGAGTTTCAGGAAAGGGACTCCGGTTTTGCATTAAATAGAATTGTATCTTTAGAAGTAAATATTAATCGATATGAAATTGGAAATGGTTCCTCGTATATTAAACTTCCTGAGAGTATTCAAAAAAAGCGTGCTTGTATTAATGTAAAAAATTCTGATCAAGCATGTTTTTATTGGGCAATAGTTAGTGCCCTCTATCCAGCTAAAGCACATAAAGAACTCCCATCCTCATACCCATGGTACAGTACAGTACTAAAAACAGAAGACCTAGAGGCACCAATGCCGTTacatcaaatttcaaaatttgaaaaattaaataatatatcaGTCAATGTATTTGCTTTAGAAttaatagaaaataatgaaaagtcaTTTTTCACAGTATATCCAGCTAGATTAACTAAAACAGTCGTTGCCAAACATGTAAATCTTCTTTTAATTCAGAATCACTATTTTCCTAAATTAAACGATTATGAAGCACCTCCAGTGGATAATGATAATTCAGAAATTAAGTACCACTACTGCCACATTACGGATATGTCTAAATTAGTTGCTGgtcaattaaataaaagaaaggcCAAATTATTTCTTTGCAATAGATGCTTAAATTATTTTTCAACTGAAGGGAAATTGTCGGAACATGAAAAAATGTGTGCAGATATGAATAATTGTAAAATGTCTTTTCCTAAATATGATGCTgttagttttaaaaattatacttataAACAAACAACGCCATTTGTCATATATGCAGATTTTGAGTGCATGTTAGAAAAAGTTACAGACCTCCAAACATCCTGTTGtactaaaaaatatcaaaaacatattccgTATAGTGCTGGATACTATGTAAAATGTAGCTATGATGAAAAGTTGTCTTTTTTTAAGAGTTATAGAGGCATTGACTGCATGGAGTGGTTTGCTAATGAATTACCAAATTTAGCTCAAAGTATTCATtcgaaaattaagaaaattatacCAATGCAGGAAAACCCGAGTACCAGTAAAGCCACAAGGTGTCACATATGCGAAAAATGTTTTTCTCCTACAGATATCATTGTTAAAGACCACGACCATTTTACGGGGGAGTTCAGAAATTTCGCCCACCAAGCCtgtaatttaaatttcaaaaaattgtttgtcgtcccagttatttttcacaatatgagTGGCTACGACAGTCATTTTATAATTTCAGAGTTAAGCAAAAAAGGAGATATTAGTCTACTTCCAGTCAATAAAGAAAAATACATTTCATTTACACTTAACGATGCTGTTACTAATATAAAATTTCGATTTATTGATTCATTAAGATTTTTAGGAGCCTCTTTAGATGAATTGGTctcaacattaaataaaaatgacttTAAAATTTGCAAGCGAGAATTTAGCAGGTTAAGTGACGATGaatttaaattaataactaaaaaaggggTATTTTGCTATGATTTTATTGATTCTTGGGGAAAATTAAACATTACCGATTTACCTCCAATAGAGGCATTTTATAATAAGCTAAACGATACGAATCTTACAGATGAGAAGTATGCTCATGCTAAAATAGTTTGGGATACCTTTAACATTGAAAATTTAGGTCAATATTCAGATTTGTACTTAAAAACCGATATTGTGCTTTTAGCAGATGTTTTTGAAACTTTccgcaaaaaatgttttataacttATGGGTTAGATCCAGCCTGGTACTACACAATGCCCGGTTATTCTTGGGATTGTATGTTGAAATACGTGGGGTGTAACCTCGAGTTATTGCGTGACGTTGACATGATACTATTTATGGAGAAAGCAATTCGTGGAGGAATTTCAGTATGTAGCGGTAGAATGTCGGAGGCCAATAATAAGTACATGTCTAATTATGACCCCGCACAGCCCTCAAAATACTTAATGTATTTTGATGTCAATAATTTATATGGGTGGGCTATGGGAGAACCCTTACCCTACGGAGGGTTCGAATGGATGGATGCCAAAGACATTGATGTTATGTCTGTACCTGATGACTCTCCCGTAGGGTACATGTTACAAGTTGACTTGGACTATCCTCGCCAATTACATGATCTGCACTCAGATTTTCCATTCGCTGCCGAACACCGCAAAGCTTTGGGTTCAAATCATACTAAACTAATGACAACactttataataaaaaagaatatatcgttcattatagaaatttaaaacaaatgctGGCTAATGGGTTAGTTTTAAAAAAGattcataaaattttgaaatttaagcAGTCTGCGTGGCTGCGACCCTACATAGAATTAAATACTCGACTTAGAGCTGCAGCTACGAACGATTTTGGAAGAAATTTATACAAATTGGCCAATAATAGTGTATTTGGAAAGACTATGGAGAATATAAGGAAACATAGAATAGTAAAACTAGTCAGATCATGGAATGGGCGATATGGTgctaaaaatttaatttctagTGCCAGGTTTCATAGCAGAAagatatttaatgaaaatttagtAGCTATAGAACTGATTAAATCAGATCTAGTTTTTAATAAACCCTTATACATTGGCATGACTGTTTTAGATATATCAAAATTATGTATGTACCAATTTCATTACGACTATATGCTTCCAAAATTGGGCGCagataaatgtaatttaatgtatatGGATACCGATAGCTTTATTTATGAACTGTACTGTCATGATGCATATGAGGAAGTAATAAAACAAGATCTATCAAAATTTGATACATCCGATTACGCTGTAGATAATATCTATAATATTCCTCgcgtaaataaaaaagttttaggaGTAATGAAAGATGAAAATAAAGGAGAAATTATGACAAAATTTGTGGGATTACGATCAAAAATGTATACTTTTAAAGTTCAATCTGGTCGAATCACTAAAAAAGCAAAAGGGACtaaatataatatagtaaaaaatgttataaaattcgATGATTATGTAAACTGTTTAAATGATTTTAAGGAACAAACTGCTACTCAACACTCCATTCGGTCATATAGCCATAACGTCTATAGTATAGAACAAACAAAAATTGCGCTAAGTCCTTATGAcgataaaagatatttaattccaaatagttttagaaCCCTACCATTGGGACATTACAGTATtttagaatag